One genomic segment of Fervidobacterium pennivorans includes these proteins:
- a CDS encoding RNA-binding protein produces the protein MIQRFLISRKVSRFLLTLLIMLVMLVVFSANLFADVLVLFNSYGWLVKDVADGFVIPENWQVLHTSASKWYVESKVTKTKYELPTTLPLGTYKILENYLISETGDMFTNTAFGLARVLEKGKTENVLRLSEKSDVLFRIPGSYRIYYSLKEDTLEQFFELRAPIEKAFVILSTAPEETRATTFSKMSLAQSAGAVETTSAGRKIFILGNMVGLDKGINIKNKTTKVVRKDVNRIYLAYNYSYDWQPADYVVELKTGEELPAGELYVYGNILGYIVPIGVAQMPDLNKEGSVFISKSWQVFHSWTLSRSAKVGGRVYITGDLNLKGYGLAKIVIQAKGISNLSITSGTIIKQSADYAEVELNVSGVAKISISFSYQID, from the coding sequence ATGATCCAAAGATTTTTGATCTCTCGAAAAGTATCGAGATTCTTGTTAACCTTGTTAATTATGTTAGTTATGCTGGTCGTATTCTCAGCCAATCTATTTGCTGATGTGCTTGTCTTATTCAATTCATATGGTTGGTTGGTCAAAGATGTCGCAGATGGTTTCGTTATCCCAGAGAACTGGCAGGTTTTACACACATCGGCATCGAAATGGTACGTTGAATCGAAGGTAACCAAAACAAAATACGAACTGCCTACAACATTACCGCTTGGAACTTACAAGATACTGGAAAATTATCTTATTTCTGAGACAGGAGATATGTTCACAAATACCGCTTTTGGACTTGCAAGGGTGCTTGAAAAAGGAAAAACTGAAAATGTTCTAAGGCTTAGTGAAAAGTCGGATGTGCTTTTCAGAATTCCGGGTTCATACAGGATATACTACAGTTTAAAAGAAGACACACTTGAACAGTTTTTTGAGCTCAGAGCACCTATCGAAAAGGCGTTTGTAATTCTGTCAACAGCTCCAGAGGAAACCAGAGCAACGACTTTTAGCAAAATGTCCCTAGCTCAGTCAGCAGGAGCGGTCGAAACAACTTCAGCTGGTAGAAAGATTTTCATCTTGGGAAACATGGTAGGCTTGGATAAGGGTATTAATATCAAAAATAAGACCACCAAAGTAGTTAGAAAGGATGTCAATAGGATATATTTAGCTTACAATTATAGTTACGACTGGCAACCCGCCGATTACGTTGTTGAGCTGAAAACAGGCGAAGAACTCCCCGCTGGAGAGTTGTATGTTTACGGTAATATCCTTGGCTATATTGTTCCCATTGGAGTTGCACAAATGCCCGATTTGAACAAAGAAGGAAGTGTCTTTATTTCAAAGAGCTGGCAGGTTTTTCATTCTTGGACACTCAGTAGATCGGCAAAAGTCGGTGGAAGGGTTTATATAACCGGAGACTTAAATTTAAAAGGGTATGGACTCGCAAAGATCGTTATACAAGCAAAAGGTATTTCAAACCTCTCTATCACGTCAGGGACTATTATCAAACAGTCGGCAGATTACGCCGAGGTCGAGCTAAATGTGTCCGGTGTGGCGAAGATTTCTATATCCTTTAGTTATCAAATAGATTGA
- the ybeY gene encoding rRNA maturation RNase YbeY, with product MVIFLEELLRFFEVPEEVEKILSPYKKKLSEIIEKEIGRVLIHFIFVDTETISEMNMDYRGKEGPTDVLTFVYGNSHEKVENPGEKEFETTTEPYAEGYICLDIVKKNAEEYGNTFEQELLTVIVHSILHMAGYDHEYDTTNAEEMFQKQEMYLKNLFAE from the coding sequence ATGGTGATATTCTTGGAAGAGTTACTTAGGTTTTTCGAAGTACCTGAAGAAGTGGAGAAAATACTAAGTCCCTACAAAAAGAAACTTTCCGAAATCATTGAAAAAGAAATTGGAAGAGTTCTTATACACTTTATTTTCGTTGATACTGAAACAATCTCAGAGATGAATATGGATTACCGAGGCAAAGAAGGACCAACCGACGTACTAACATTTGTTTATGGGAACTCTCACGAAAAAGTTGAAAATCCAGGAGAGAAAGAATTTGAAACCACAACCGAACCGTATGCTGAAGGATATATATGCTTAGATATTGTTAAGAAAAATGCTGAGGAATACGGTAACACTTTCGAACAAGAACTCTTAACAGTGATCGTGCACTCGATTTTGCACATGGCTGGTTACGACCATGAATACGATACAACAAATGCTGAGGAAATGTTCCAAAAGCAAGAAATGTACCTTAAGAACTTATTTGCTGAATAA
- a CDS encoding PhoH family protein, translating to MSVRRIVVPDDVAMIEVLGQYDNKARYLRRRYNVEISVVDNEIRVKGEDERSLDIVEKVLREVINITRDGHLLDWTEFEYIVEENEKIENPREVYKKSVGKVKAKTEGQKRYLEAIEKNDIVFAIGPAGTGKTYLASAVAVDYLKSGKVQRIVLTRPAVEAGEKLGFLPGDLTEKVDPYLRPLYDALIDMLGIEKFISLREKNVIEIAPLAYMRGRTLNNAFIILDEAQNTTYEQMKMFLTRMGFGSKVIVTGDITQIDIEERSGLVVAQEILKDIEGIAFVYLTDADVVRHPLVKKIIRAYDNFERMEKQEKKEKQKTSR from the coding sequence GTGTCGGTAAGGAGAATTGTTGTGCCTGATGATGTGGCTATGATAGAAGTGCTTGGACAATACGATAACAAGGCGCGGTATCTGAGAAGGAGATACAATGTGGAAATCTCTGTTGTAGACAACGAAATCAGGGTAAAAGGAGAGGATGAAAGGTCCCTCGATATTGTCGAAAAAGTTTTAAGGGAAGTTATCAATATAACACGCGATGGACACTTGCTTGACTGGACAGAATTTGAATACATAGTTGAAGAAAACGAGAAGATAGAAAACCCAAGGGAAGTATACAAAAAATCTGTCGGAAAGGTAAAAGCCAAGACAGAAGGTCAGAAAAGATATTTAGAAGCCATAGAGAAAAACGATATAGTCTTTGCGATAGGTCCCGCGGGAACAGGTAAGACGTATCTTGCATCGGCTGTGGCTGTAGATTATCTAAAATCAGGAAAAGTGCAAAGAATTGTCCTCACAAGGCCCGCGGTTGAAGCTGGAGAAAAACTTGGATTTCTGCCAGGTGACTTGACAGAGAAGGTAGATCCTTATCTCAGACCTTTGTACGATGCACTTATAGATATGCTTGGAATCGAAAAATTTATCTCTCTCAGGGAGAAAAACGTAATAGAAATAGCGCCTCTGGCGTATATGCGTGGGCGAACCCTGAATAACGCTTTTATCATACTGGATGAAGCACAAAATACAACATACGAGCAAATGAAAATGTTCCTGACACGTATGGGGTTTGGTTCAAAAGTTATAGTTACCGGCGATATTACGCAAATAGATATCGAAGAAAGGTCGGGACTTGTAGTAGCGCAAGAGATACTCAAAGATATAGAAGGAATCGCGTTTGTTTACTTAACCGATGCCGACGTAGTAAGACATCCTCTTGTTAAGAAAATCATAAGAGCATACGATAACTTTGAAAGAATGGAAAAACAAGAAAAAAAGGAAAAGCAGAAAACAAGCAGGTAA
- a CDS encoding PHP domain-containing protein, giving the protein MTICVASPYSFEGSVIKFEELFKWCLENGFDQVVLSDTTFCGVVKFLETAKTYKLKGIVGLRVGTETYIAKDTNDLKKMFSIYNNYGKTPKLVELLKHNFESISQPPIYYLPGQEDYFKALVEYFGKAPEKVSSVADFKGFELNVKGEFLYDLKSTQTLYYNDSKDVFLELLENEKEYYNRLRHEIELVKKFGFEGYFYTIKRIVDLAKENDIEVGPGRGSAVGSLLAYRLGITKINPMKFGLLFERFLNEGRRDYPDIDLDVEDMQRQRLISILREKFANVFNISAFAAMPEKILNEYGALSDYLCDIPVQKTTHAAGVIISTTPMDLPLTPGTETVEWDMKDLEKLGYVKFDILGLKTLTILKHIKEEAKQLWNFSVISKNSDLNDLYEMLPEFERTNEGKKTYKYISVGFTDNVFQLDSFIAKQVVRDLKPRKFEELVLAISLNRPGPIKAGVTREIKELKFKKELKFKVPQLNDTYGFPIYQEQVMKIAMDLAGLTSVQADELRKAIAKKDVTKVKEIYEILTKKLVEIYGNDGKELARIILSLGEYAFNKSHAVAYAHITYLMAYFKVNYPKLFYDVYLKYDTTILPTAVYNLQALGFTIHPPKVYIGSSPVQSGREAEEKTYIMPLYVVPGISPEKAEILQNQTFDSFEEFVEKSGFSLSTIEALIKIGTFDDIFGSRRKAIQKLRSLKSGINPEVVKIGSKLFGKVIQKEEVKVEDDWERTQMEYDILKIALTPPTKVENLLAPYSLAYSLELPFGIHVAVKAGFGTDGKSVFKAHIPDGDYTLIYPNTYELGKLKIDYVLDEEPLKSEISKTTVGNGYERIVLPNGEVIQNVRPLKNSFKTLFVKN; this is encoded by the coding sequence ATAACTATTTGCGTTGCTTCACCTTATTCTTTTGAAGGTTCCGTGATAAAATTTGAAGAATTGTTCAAATGGTGCCTGGAAAACGGGTTTGACCAGGTAGTGCTTTCTGATACTACATTCTGTGGTGTCGTTAAATTTTTGGAAACGGCTAAGACTTACAAATTGAAAGGTATCGTAGGACTTAGAGTTGGTACGGAGACTTACATTGCCAAAGACACAAACGATTTGAAAAAGATGTTTAGCATATACAATAACTATGGAAAGACTCCAAAGCTTGTGGAACTTCTCAAGCACAACTTCGAGTCCATCTCTCAGCCACCGATTTACTATCTGCCTGGTCAAGAAGATTACTTTAAGGCATTGGTAGAATATTTTGGAAAAGCTCCTGAAAAAGTCTCTTCGGTAGCGGATTTCAAAGGTTTTGAACTGAACGTCAAAGGCGAATTTTTATACGATTTGAAAAGTACTCAAACGCTGTATTATAATGACTCAAAAGATGTGTTCCTCGAACTTTTGGAAAATGAGAAAGAATATTACAACAGACTCAGACACGAAATTGAATTAGTCAAGAAATTTGGATTTGAGGGGTATTTTTACACAATTAAACGCATAGTGGATTTAGCAAAGGAAAATGACATAGAGGTGGGACCCGGAAGGGGAAGTGCTGTTGGTAGTTTACTCGCTTACAGACTTGGAATTACGAAGATAAACCCTATGAAATTCGGGTTGTTATTTGAAAGGTTTTTGAACGAGGGCAGGAGAGATTATCCAGATATTGATTTAGACGTTGAAGATATGCAACGCCAAAGACTGATAAGTATCCTAAGAGAGAAATTTGCAAATGTCTTCAACATAAGTGCGTTCGCAGCAATGCCAGAAAAGATATTAAATGAGTATGGAGCTTTATCAGATTACCTGTGCGATATCCCCGTTCAAAAAACAACACATGCAGCGGGCGTTATAATCTCAACGACCCCAATGGACCTTCCACTCACTCCCGGCACGGAAACGGTAGAGTGGGATATGAAGGATTTAGAAAAGCTTGGATATGTTAAGTTCGATATCCTTGGTTTAAAGACGCTGACCATCCTAAAGCACATAAAAGAAGAAGCAAAACAATTATGGAATTTTTCAGTTATTTCTAAGAATAGTGATTTGAATGATTTATACGAAATGCTCCCCGAATTTGAGAGAACCAACGAAGGTAAAAAGACGTACAAGTATATATCTGTCGGTTTTACGGATAACGTTTTCCAGCTTGACAGTTTTATAGCCAAGCAAGTTGTTCGAGACTTAAAACCCAGAAAGTTTGAAGAACTCGTTTTAGCAATTTCACTCAACAGACCAGGACCTATTAAAGCTGGTGTAACCAGGGAAATAAAGGAACTTAAATTCAAAAAAGAGCTAAAATTCAAAGTCCCGCAATTAAATGACACTTACGGCTTCCCAATTTACCAAGAGCAGGTAATGAAAATTGCTATGGACTTAGCAGGGTTGACAAGTGTTCAGGCAGACGAACTAAGAAAGGCGATAGCAAAAAAGGATGTAACCAAGGTCAAAGAAATATATGAAATACTCACGAAGAAACTTGTAGAAATTTACGGCAACGATGGTAAAGAACTTGCAAGAATTATACTTAGTTTAGGAGAGTACGCATTTAACAAGTCCCACGCAGTAGCATATGCGCACATTACATACCTTATGGCATATTTCAAAGTCAATTATCCAAAGCTCTTTTACGACGTCTATCTAAAGTACGACACAACGATTCTACCTACAGCTGTTTACAATTTACAGGCGCTCGGTTTCACGATACATCCACCTAAGGTGTATATTGGGTCTTCACCTGTTCAAAGTGGCAGAGAGGCAGAAGAAAAGACGTATATAATGCCACTCTATGTTGTCCCTGGAATTTCTCCAGAAAAGGCAGAAATCCTGCAAAATCAAACATTCGATTCATTTGAAGAGTTTGTAGAGAAATCTGGATTTTCACTTTCCACAATAGAAGCACTAATAAAGATAGGAACATTCGATGATATATTTGGAAGCAGAAGAAAAGCTATCCAAAAGTTACGCTCTTTAAAAAGTGGTATTAACCCAGAGGTTGTTAAAATCGGTAGCAAACTTTTCGGAAAGGTGATACAAAAGGAAGAGGTAAAGGTTGAAGATGATTGGGAACGGACCCAGATGGAGTACGATATTTTGAAGATAGCGTTGACTCCTCCAACAAAGGTTGAAAATCTGTTAGCCCCGTACTCCCTTGCATATTCCTTGGAACTACCATTCGGTATACATGTAGCAGTAAAGGCAGGTTTTGGAACAGATGGCAAGAGTGTTTTTAAGGCTCATATTCCAGACGGTGATTATACACTAATATATCCAAACACATACGAATTAGGAAAGCTAAAAATAGATTATGTACTTGATGAGGAACCTTTGAAAAGTGAGATATCCAAGACAACAGTCGGAAATGGATATGAAAGAATCGTTTTACCAAATGGTGAAGTGATACAGAATGTAAGACCTCTCAAAAATTCTTTTAAGACGTTATTTGTTAAAAATTAA
- a CDS encoding IS1/IS1595 family N-terminal zinc-binding domain-containing protein, whose amino-acid sequence MNNSTLSCPKCGSTSLYKNGHDKYGNQQFLCKLCHHSFKLSHSHKRKNFSFHYPKCTSCGRSKAFV is encoded by the coding sequence ATGAACAACTCAACGCTCTCTTGTCCAAAATGCGGTTCTACCAGCTTGTACAAAAACGGTCATGACAAATACGGTAACCAACAATTCCTTTGCAAACTCTGCCATCATTCCTTCAAACTTTCCCATTCTCACAAACGCAAAAACTTCTCTTTCCATTATCCCAAATGCACTTCTTGTGGTAGGTCTAAGGCTTTTGTGTAG
- a CDS encoding rhomboid family intramembrane serine protease, which translates to MFRFLDKIASRRQLYMYIILVDSIILLAFYIAQTFFGIGESAYLLFGAQYGPLVDQGEWWRIVTAMFMHGGFLHLAFNMYALYILGSYAEGIYGTYRFLSYFILTGIAGNIATHFFYHDSMSVGASGAIFGLVGALFASGFRKDTPFFLKPITGSALLPMIILNVALGFIPGSGINNAAHIGGLLSGMLLGYTLPIYSSYRSERFWKVIAILLLMLVGVSFVMLIYSNVLLIL; encoded by the coding sequence ATGTTCAGATTTCTCGATAAAATAGCTTCACGAAGGCAGCTATACATGTATATCATACTGGTAGATTCCATAATCTTGCTTGCATTTTACATTGCTCAAACGTTTTTTGGAATTGGTGAGAGTGCTTATCTCTTGTTCGGTGCACAATATGGTCCATTAGTTGACCAAGGTGAGTGGTGGAGAATCGTAACAGCAATGTTCATGCATGGCGGTTTTTTGCACTTAGCGTTCAATATGTATGCTCTTTACATACTCGGTAGCTATGCGGAGGGGATTTACGGTACATACCGTTTCCTCTCCTATTTTATTTTAACCGGTATAGCGGGTAATATAGCTACACACTTTTTCTACCATGATTCAATGTCTGTAGGTGCAAGCGGTGCTATCTTTGGATTGGTCGGGGCTCTCTTTGCATCTGGTTTTAGAAAAGATACACCTTTCTTTTTGAAACCGATAACGGGGAGCGCTCTGCTACCGATGATAATATTGAATGTCGCACTTGGATTTATCCCAGGTTCCGGTATAAACAACGCGGCACATATAGGTGGGTTACTCTCAGGTATGCTCCTTGGATACACGCTTCCTATTTATTCATCGTATCGTTCTGAGAGATTTTGGAAAGTAATAGCAATTTTGCTTTTGATGCTCGTTGGAGTAAGTTTTGTAATGTTGATATACTCTAATGTGTTATTAATTCTATAA
- a CDS encoding FAD:protein FMN transferase, protein MQQPDPKEIMILNRIVVFSVIVFFIIIAAIYLLFISGKTGQYSDFEDYIFGTYVRIRISSKINPSTISKAIFAEMKRLEKKFDPYVESSIIYKLNHSEDWVEVDDETLSVIDLALKIARDTEGAFDPALGRLIQLWGFSKFTEREATGTFTVPSASEIAEAASKSGYQKIAIDYVNKKIKTNGAWIDLGGILKGYALKRAYQIAKEFDKSCHGFVETGGQIMILGPKYNKTNWVIGVRDPRGQPGENITIVYLSEGSVATSGDYERFFIVDNVRYHHILDPRTGYPANKAISATVISNDPVIADAFSTAAFVLGEDRWLFTRTVFPKYGAEVLLVTPKKRLLRTDNFKIYEMSDR, encoded by the coding sequence GTGCAACAACCAGATCCTAAAGAAATCATGATACTCAACAGAATTGTTGTGTTTTCAGTTATTGTTTTTTTCATAATTATCGCAGCTATCTATTTGCTTTTTATTTCTGGAAAAACAGGTCAGTATTCAGACTTTGAAGATTACATATTTGGAACTTATGTTCGCATCAGAATTTCTTCGAAGATCAATCCTTCGACCATTTCCAAAGCGATATTTGCCGAAATGAAACGATTAGAAAAGAAATTTGATCCATACGTCGAGTCATCTATTATATACAAGCTGAACCACTCAGAAGATTGGGTTGAAGTTGATGACGAAACATTATCGGTGATAGATTTAGCACTTAAGATTGCGCGTGATACGGAAGGTGCGTTTGACCCTGCATTAGGACGTCTTATCCAGCTATGGGGATTCAGCAAGTTTACAGAAAGGGAGGCAACGGGAACATTCACAGTTCCAAGCGCCAGTGAGATAGCAGAGGCAGCTTCAAAGTCTGGTTATCAAAAGATAGCAATTGATTATGTTAACAAGAAAATTAAAACAAACGGTGCATGGATCGACCTTGGCGGTATATTAAAAGGATACGCACTGAAACGTGCTTACCAAATAGCTAAGGAATTCGATAAATCTTGCCATGGGTTTGTGGAAACGGGTGGGCAGATAATGATTCTTGGTCCAAAATACAACAAAACAAATTGGGTTATAGGTGTCAGAGACCCACGTGGACAGCCAGGAGAAAATATAACGATAGTCTACCTGAGTGAAGGTTCCGTAGCCACAAGTGGCGATTACGAGAGATTCTTTATCGTTGATAACGTGAGGTACCACCATATACTGGACCCAAGAACGGGTTATCCTGCAAATAAAGCAATCAGTGCAACCGTGATATCTAATGACCCTGTTATTGCTGATGCGTTTTCAACAGCTGCATTTGTCCTTGGAGAAGATAGGTGGTTATTTACGCGAACCGTTTTCCCAAAGTACGGTGCAGAGGTTCTTTTAGTTACACCGAAAAAGCGGTTGCTTAGAACTGATAACTTCAAGATATACGAGATGTCGGACAGATAA
- a CDS encoding HDIG domain-containing metalloprotein — MEQRAHKSEVMLSESFMYDGVIIALIISVANNLYDLGVLDLANEFILILIIWYGIIEHFIRNSNVINFDIRYRLLFYTTLLGGAALNTIVYKTYGISYIPIIIAPMIITLLVDYEFGASAGLILSLSTAFHHHDFFMFLHLFPQVVISTYLLKNTKNRIQVAKAGLVSGIVSLLMILLQEPVRHFYFSLKDYIVIFLNPIFSSIAVVGILPYIEITTRIYSNIGLAEIATINHPLLKTLSLHAPGTYQHSLRVAELAEHAAESIGANSVLVRACALYHDIGKVRNPEFFVENLKSPEENPHNTLPPDVSKSIIMKHVTDGIEIARKNRLPIQIELAIPQHHGTRVQKYFYIKALTENQNTPIEEYRYPGPKPKSKEMGILMLADIVEATSKSLKNTSVEEIKKVIEKTIIELFEENQLDETGLTLGELRTIMDSFLGVFQSLSAHRIEYPTINKEIETIG; from the coding sequence ATGGAACAACGAGCTCATAAGTCAGAAGTAATGTTAAGTGAATCTTTCATGTACGATGGAGTTATTATAGCACTTATCATAAGCGTTGCAAATAACCTCTACGACCTCGGAGTCCTTGACCTTGCAAATGAGTTTATTTTGATACTCATAATATGGTATGGCATTATTGAACATTTCATCCGGAACTCTAATGTCATCAACTTTGATATCAGGTATAGATTACTTTTCTACACAACCCTGCTTGGTGGAGCAGCCTTAAATACTATAGTTTATAAAACATACGGTATTAGCTACATACCAATTATAATTGCTCCAATGATTATTACACTCCTTGTTGACTACGAGTTCGGTGCTAGCGCTGGGTTGATTCTCTCACTTTCAACCGCTTTTCATCACCACGATTTCTTCATGTTCCTACACCTTTTCCCTCAAGTGGTTATCTCTACATACTTGCTAAAGAACACAAAGAATAGAATACAGGTCGCAAAAGCTGGTTTAGTATCGGGTATCGTTAGCTTGTTAATGATTCTTTTACAAGAACCAGTTCGACATTTTTACTTCTCTCTGAAAGACTACATAGTGATATTCTTGAACCCCATATTCTCATCTATTGCCGTTGTTGGCATTCTGCCGTATATCGAAATAACGACACGCATTTACTCCAACATTGGGCTTGCTGAAATTGCGACGATTAACCATCCTTTGCTTAAAACTCTTTCACTCCATGCGCCTGGCACCTATCAACACAGCTTACGAGTTGCTGAACTAGCCGAACATGCTGCAGAAAGCATAGGTGCTAATTCAGTACTTGTCAGAGCCTGCGCGCTTTACCATGACATTGGTAAGGTAAGAAACCCTGAGTTTTTTGTAGAGAACTTAAAGTCACCTGAGGAAAACCCGCACAATACATTACCTCCTGACGTTAGCAAGAGTATCATTATGAAGCACGTTACCGATGGTATCGAAATTGCTCGGAAAAACAGATTACCTATCCAAATAGAACTAGCAATTCCTCAACACCATGGAACAAGAGTACAGAAGTATTTCTATATAAAGGCTTTGACAGAAAACCAAAATACCCCTATAGAAGAATATCGATATCCAGGACCAAAACCAAAAAGTAAAGAAATGGGTATTCTGATGCTGGCTGATATTGTTGAGGCAACATCAAAGAGTCTTAAAAACACTTCAGTCGAAGAAATAAAAAAGGTCATAGAGAAGACTATAATAGAGCTCTTTGAAGAGAATCAGCTCGACGAAACCGGTTTAACACTGGGTGAATTAAGAACCATAATGGATAGTTTCTTGGGTGTCTTTCAAAGTCTTTCAGCGCATAGGATAGAATACCCAACGATAAATAAGGAGATAGAAACTATAGGATAA
- the rpe gene encoding ribulose-phosphate 3-epimerase, with translation MAIVSASILAANLAYLSEEVKRVEEMIDEIHLDVMDGHFVPNLTFGFPMIEALRTFTNLPIDAHLMVTNPTELIKGFVERGATRITVHQEVCYHLHRTVEYMKSLGVEAFVAINPATPLFTLDEILPYVDGILVMTVNPGFSGQKFIPTMLDKIKRLNDIRKGRELNFKIAVDGGVGNENAVELVKAGVDILVMGYGVFRNPRLPELRQEILNASDQ, from the coding sequence ATGGCTATTGTAAGCGCATCTATACTTGCAGCCAACTTGGCATACCTAAGTGAAGAGGTTAAAAGAGTGGAGGAGATGATAGACGAAATACATCTTGACGTTATGGATGGGCACTTTGTTCCGAATTTAACTTTTGGATTTCCGATGATAGAGGCTCTTAGAACATTCACCAATTTGCCAATTGATGCACACCTTATGGTTACTAATCCAACAGAACTTATCAAAGGTTTCGTTGAAAGAGGAGCTACAAGAATCACTGTCCATCAAGAGGTATGTTATCATCTCCACAGAACGGTCGAGTATATGAAGTCTTTGGGTGTGGAAGCGTTCGTTGCTATCAATCCGGCAACGCCGTTGTTCACATTAGATGAAATTTTACCATACGTGGATGGTATATTGGTGATGACAGTCAATCCAGGCTTTTCTGGGCAAAAGTTCATTCCAACAATGCTGGACAAAATAAAAAGGCTTAATGACATTAGAAAGGGAAGAGAACTAAACTTCAAAATTGCGGTTGATGGAGGAGTTGGAAATGAAAACGCCGTAGAACTTGTTAAAGCAGGCGTTGATATTTTGGTGATGGGATACGGCGTGTTCAGAAATCCGAGGCTTCCAGAGTTGAGACAAGAAATTTTGAATGCATCTGACCAGTGA
- the amrS gene encoding AmmeMemoRadiSam system radical SAM enzyme gives MSTNEYGSVHEFIKLKEAMFYEQLGNNMVKCGLCPHNCVIKENSVGVCKVRKNVNGKLYSLNYGEVSSIALDPIEKKPLFHFYPGGSIISVGTWGCNFRCLFCQNWEISQQRPSYVKKITPEDLVDIAKEYIHEGNIGIAYTYSEPIVWYEFVYETAKLAKAKNLKNVLVTNGYINDQPLEELIPFIDAMNIDLKAFNNEFYQKVCGGRYEDVLRAIEKVHNAGVHVEVTTLIVTGGNDNFDELEEEFRTLARISSDIPLHLSRYHPAYRYDEPPTRVEFLIEAYKLAKKYLNYVYLGNVWDERYESTYCPKCGSLVIIRRGYDVRIINLDEEGRCKVCNNQILKKS, from the coding sequence ATGAGCACCAACGAATATGGTAGTGTGCATGAGTTCATAAAACTCAAAGAGGCGATGTTTTACGAACAACTTGGAAATAACATGGTTAAATGCGGCTTGTGTCCACATAATTGTGTGATAAAAGAAAACAGTGTCGGAGTTTGCAAAGTTAGAAAAAACGTAAACGGTAAGCTTTATTCCCTAAACTACGGTGAAGTCAGTTCGATAGCACTTGACCCCATAGAGAAAAAACCTCTTTTCCATTTCTACCCGGGGGGTTCAATAATATCCGTAGGCACTTGGGGTTGCAACTTTCGATGTCTGTTTTGTCAAAATTGGGAGATTTCCCAACAAAGACCGTCGTACGTTAAAAAGATAACTCCTGAGGATTTAGTCGATATAGCAAAAGAATACATACACGAAGGGAACATAGGTATCGCTTACACATACAGTGAACCAATAGTATGGTATGAGTTTGTGTATGAAACAGCCAAATTGGCAAAAGCTAAAAATCTCAAGAACGTGTTGGTTACAAATGGTTACATCAACGACCAGCCACTTGAGGAATTGATACCTTTCATCGATGCAATGAACATAGACCTTAAAGCCTTTAACAACGAATTTTATCAAAAAGTTTGTGGTGGAAGGTATGAGGATGTACTGAGGGCTATAGAAAAGGTTCATAACGCGGGTGTTCATGTGGAGGTTACTACGCTGATAGTTACGGGAGGGAACGACAATTTCGATGAACTTGAAGAAGAATTCCGGACATTGGCAAGGATATCCAGCGATATTCCTCTCCATCTGTCTCGTTACCATCCTGCATATAGATACGATGAACCTCCAACGAGAGTGGAATTCCTGATAGAAGCTTACAAACTTGCCAAAAAATATCTTAATTACGTATACCTGGGGAATGTCTGGGATGAGCGATACGAAAGTACATATTGTCCAAAGTGTGGAAGTCTTGTTATAATAAGAAGAGGCTATGATGTGAGAATCATAAATCTGGATGAAGAAGGGCGGTGTAAGGTGTGCAACAACCAGATCCTAAAGAAATCATGA
- a CDS encoding YbaB/EbfC family nucleoid-associated protein: MKKLKSFGGRNLGGGGGTPGIPKNFAELQRLQMKMEEELKNLEESFAQEQVEVEVGGGALKIVATCDRQIRDIVYDKDLLDDLEMFNDMLKTAMSEVWQKVESIREEKTNEIIAKYNPLA; this comes from the coding sequence ATGAAAAAGTTGAAAAGTTTTGGTGGAAGAAACCTTGGTGGTGGCGGAGGTACACCAGGAATTCCAAAAAACTTTGCGGAACTTCAGAGGCTACAGATGAAGATGGAGGAAGAACTTAAAAACTTGGAAGAGTCATTCGCACAAGAACAGGTAGAGGTCGAAGTCGGTGGTGGTGCACTCAAAATTGTGGCAACGTGTGATAGGCAAATACGGGACATCGTATACGATAAGGATTTGTTAGATGATTTGGAAATGTTCAACGATATGCTCAAAACAGCTATGAGCGAAGTATGGCAAAAAGTCGAAAGTATAAGAGAAGAAAAAACAAACGAGATAATTGCGAAATACAATCCACTGGCTTAA